One window from the genome of Pedobacter schmidteae encodes:
- a CDS encoding replication-associated recombination protein A, which produces MQNLPPLAERMRPQNLDEYVGQQHLVGPDAVLRKAIQSGQLPSMIFWGPPGVGKTTLAYIISQTLDRPFFNLSAINSGVKDIRDVIDRAALLKDSFMGLPILFIDEIHRFSKSQQDSLLGAVERGLVTLIGATTENPSFEVISALLSRCQVYILKALNEDELSGLLQTAIQQDTVLKAKKITIKEHEALIRLSGGDARKLLNVLEIAINGIGGNKISLTNESVLAHAQQNLALYDKAGEQHYDIISAFIKSIRGSDPNAAVYWLARMIEGGEDPLFIARRLLILASEDIGNANPNALLLANNCFQAVNVIGYPEARIILSQAVTYMAASVKSNAAYEAINQAQALVKQTGNLPVPLHIRNAPTKLMKNIGYGKDYKYSHGYEGNFAEQEYMPEQLSGTKLYDPGQNPAEEKLREQLRKNWKHKYKY; this is translated from the coding sequence ATGCAGAATCTCCCTCCTTTAGCCGAACGTATGCGTCCTCAAAACCTGGATGAATATGTTGGGCAACAACATTTGGTAGGACCCGATGCAGTTTTAAGAAAAGCCATCCAAAGCGGGCAACTGCCTTCTATGATATTCTGGGGTCCTCCAGGCGTAGGAAAAACAACTTTAGCCTACATCATTTCCCAAACCTTAGACAGACCTTTTTTCAATCTGAGTGCCATCAATTCGGGAGTTAAAGACATCAGGGATGTTATAGACAGAGCTGCCTTGCTTAAAGACAGTTTTATGGGTCTGCCAATCCTGTTTATTGATGAGATCCATCGCTTCAGCAAATCCCAACAGGATAGTTTACTAGGTGCTGTAGAAAGAGGCCTGGTTACCTTAATTGGTGCCACTACCGAAAATCCGTCTTTTGAAGTCATCTCAGCACTGTTATCCAGATGCCAGGTTTATATTTTAAAAGCCTTAAATGAGGATGAGCTTTCGGGATTGTTGCAAACGGCAATTCAGCAAGACACCGTACTGAAAGCGAAAAAAATAACCATTAAAGAGCACGAGGCACTTATCCGTTTATCGGGTGGTGATGCCCGAAAACTATTGAATGTGCTGGAAATTGCCATAAATGGCATAGGTGGGAATAAAATTAGCTTAACCAACGAAAGCGTACTGGCCCATGCTCAGCAGAATCTGGCCTTGTATGATAAGGCGGGCGAGCAGCATTATGACATCATTTCGGCCTTTATCAAATCCATCAGAGGTAGCGACCCCAATGCTGCAGTATACTGGCTGGCTAGGATGATTGAAGGTGGGGAAGATCCATTGTTTATCGCCCGAAGACTACTCATTCTTGCATCGGAGGACATTGGTAATGCAAATCCCAATGCCTTACTCCTGGCCAACAATTGCTTTCAGGCAGTCAATGTGATTGGCTATCCGGAAGCAAGAATTATTCTGTCACAAGCGGTTACCTATATGGCCGCCTCGGTAAAAAGCAATGCTGCTTATGAAGCGATTAACCAGGCCCAGGCCCTGGTAAAACAAACAGGCAATTTACCTGTGCCGCTCCATATCCGCAATGCCCCTACCAAACTGATGAAAAACATTGGGTACGGGAAAGATTATAAATATTCGCATGGATATGAAGGTAATTTTGCCGAGCAGGAGTATATGCCTGAGCAACTGAGCGGGACAAAATTATACGACCCGGGACAAAACCCCGCGGAAGAAAAATTGAGAGAACAGCTGAGAAAAAACTGGAAACACAAATACAAGTATTGA
- a CDS encoding cell wall metabolism sensor histidine kinase WalK, translating to MKLSVLVLIAAFAVGLSIGLVNFYFQKDWYFMMISFVVTFITSFIVFYYLLEKYIYSKIVLIYKMIHNLKLGKDLKDALGEYVSSDPINDVEHEVKEWAGAKKKEIEMLKKQEQFRREFLSNVSHEFKTPLFAIQGYIETLQDCLVDDPETAAKFLEKAEKNVERLSYLINDLDSISKLETGEIPINYERFDFVPLAREVMEGLEDTANKRNIKLSFKDKYTHPAFVRADREKIRQVLINLVHNSLKYGREHGSTAIKIFELHDQYLIEVTDDGIGIDEKHLARLFERFYRIDSHRSREEGGTGLGLAIVKHILEAHEQIISVRSTLQIGTTFAFTLEKIG from the coding sequence ATGAAATTAAGTGTTTTGGTATTAATTGCTGCGTTTGCAGTAGGTCTTTCAATTGGTCTGGTAAATTTCTATTTCCAGAAAGACTGGTATTTTATGATGATTTCCTTTGTGGTTACATTTATCACCAGTTTTATTGTTTTTTATTATTTGCTGGAAAAATACATCTACTCAAAAATAGTGTTGATCTATAAAATGATCCACAATTTAAAACTGGGCAAAGATCTGAAAGATGCACTTGGCGAATATGTAAGCTCGGACCCTATAAACGATGTGGAACACGAAGTAAAGGAATGGGCTGGCGCAAAGAAAAAGGAAATTGAGATGCTGAAAAAGCAGGAGCAATTTAGGCGGGAGTTTCTCTCAAACGTATCTCATGAGTTTAAAACACCCTTGTTTGCCATACAGGGCTATATTGAAACCTTACAGGATTGCCTGGTTGATGATCCGGAAACGGCTGCTAAATTTTTAGAAAAAGCCGAAAAAAATGTAGAAAGATTGAGCTATCTGATTAATGACCTGGACTCTATTTCCAAACTGGAAACCGGTGAAATTCCAATTAACTATGAACGTTTTGATTTTGTTCCCCTGGCTCGAGAAGTAATGGAGGGTTTGGAAGATACTGCGAACAAAAGAAATATAAAACTCTCTTTTAAAGACAAATACACCCACCCCGCCTTTGTAAGGGCCGATCGGGAAAAAATCAGACAGGTATTGATCAATCTGGTTCATAATTCTTTAAAATATGGCAGGGAGCATGGATCTACCGCGATAAAAATTTTTGAACTTCACGATCAATATCTTATTGAGGTAACAGATGATGGCATTGGTATTGACGAAAAGCACCTGGCACGCCTGTTTGAACGTTTTTACAGAATAGACTCGCACCGATCGAGAGAAGAAGGGGGAACCGGTCTTGGGTTGGCCATTGTAAAACACATTTTAGAGGCCCACGAACAGATTATATCGGTAAGGAGTACTTTACAAATTGGAACTACCTTTGCCTTTACTCTTGAAAAGATTGGCTAA
- a CDS encoding carboxypeptidase-like regulatory domain-containing protein, protein MNKDWLDIGVLEDYLDGKLDAKTMNRVEREALDDPFVAEALAGLSESPKRSLHSLSLLQKQLHERIAEHESVKKTSVITWQRLSIAATAAVMFVAVSIMFWMRENNHQKELAGRAKKVEVNIAPKTPVADDSPAATIQAAPVVASESADVIREKEVERAVKAAKTNSYATRVSAKKEMPFPQAAPQQLDEIAVVGYAAQKKQNITASVSLVTAQGVVNVLSGKVVAQDDGKPLPGASVRVDGTNLIAVTDVNGEFKINADTSVKEGKISVNSIGFKATELFAKANQPINVSLVPDNSVLNEVVVAGHGVAKKKEVSTADTFNKTMNRQVAGAKIRGISSLPNKAPMVSNPVGGWDKLFEYINTNNSFAKDKKVGQTVELSFRIEKNGSPTDIKIIQPADEQYEQEAIRLMINGPKWEKPGKANSRMTFKIDF, encoded by the coding sequence GTGAATAAAGATTGGCTAGATATAGGTGTTTTAGAGGATTACCTTGATGGTAAACTGGATGCTAAAACCATGAACAGGGTGGAGCGCGAAGCGCTGGATGATCCTTTTGTGGCCGAAGCGTTGGCGGGTTTAAGCGAGTCGCCCAAACGCTCATTGCACTCTTTGTCGCTGCTTCAGAAACAATTGCATGAGCGGATTGCCGAACATGAAAGTGTGAAGAAAACCTCCGTGATTACCTGGCAGCGTTTAAGTATCGCGGCGACTGCAGCGGTGATGTTTGTTGCTGTAAGTATCATGTTCTGGATGCGTGAAAATAACCATCAGAAGGAATTGGCGGGCAGGGCCAAAAAGGTGGAGGTAAATATCGCTCCAAAAACTCCGGTAGCTGATGACAGTCCCGCTGCTACCATTCAGGCTGCGCCGGTTGTCGCCAGTGAATCGGCCGATGTTATAAGGGAAAAAGAGGTTGAGCGGGCCGTTAAGGCTGCAAAAACAAATAGCTATGCGACGAGGGTGAGCGCTAAAAAGGAAATGCCTTTTCCACAGGCTGCACCCCAGCAGCTAGATGAGATTGCTGTGGTTGGTTATGCGGCCCAAAAGAAGCAAAACATTACGGCATCAGTTAGTTTAGTAACAGCCCAGGGTGTTGTAAATGTCTTAAGTGGAAAAGTGGTAGCTCAAGACGACGGAAAACCGCTGCCCGGGGCCTCTGTGCGTGTAGATGGGACTAATTTAATTGCTGTAACCGACGTTAACGGCGAGTTTAAGATCAATGCCGACACTTCTGTTAAAGAGGGAAAGATTAGTGTTAATTCTATTGGATTTAAGGCAACGGAGCTATTCGCAAAAGCAAATCAGCCTATAAATGTGTCTTTGGTACCCGATAACTCAGTCTTAAATGAAGTGGTGGTGGCAGGTCATGGCGTAGCTAAGAAAAAAGAAGTAAGTACTGCAGATACGTTTAATAAAACAATGAACAGACAGGTTGCGGGAGCTAAGATCAGGGGAATTAGCTCATTGCCGAATAAAGCACCTATGGTTTCTAATCCGGTTGGGGGCTGGGACAAGCTATTTGAATACATCAATACCAACAATAGTTTTGCAAAGGATAAAAAGGTAGGACAAACTGTTGAGCTTAGCTTTAGAATTGAAAAGAACGGAAGTCCGACAGACATCAAAATTATACAGCCTGCCGACGAGCAGTACGAACAGGAGGCGATCCGCTTAATGATCAATGGGCCGAAGTGGGAAAAACCTGGGAAGGCCAATAGCAGAATGACCTTTAAAATAGATTTCTAA
- a CDS encoding DUF47 domain-containing protein produces MNSIFKFFTPKDKKFQPLFEQAGSNVLKISQALLLALSATDMEKRKEYIKEVERLEHVGDDITHSIFLELSKNFITPFDREDIHALASAVDDIADYIHASASNIELYNVTSIADAMIKLAELLVEMCTDLEKAIKELRSFKNIRVIADACVRINSGENQADYVCNLAIARLFEFETNAIELIKQKEVLQTLELATDKCEDAANVLESILVKNA; encoded by the coding sequence ATGAACAGCATTTTTAAGTTCTTTACCCCGAAAGACAAGAAATTTCAGCCCCTGTTTGAGCAGGCAGGAAGCAATGTATTAAAAATCTCTCAAGCTTTATTGCTTGCACTTAGTGCAACCGATATGGAAAAAAGAAAAGAATACATTAAAGAAGTGGAACGTTTGGAGCATGTTGGCGACGACATTACACATTCTATTTTTCTGGAATTGAGTAAAAACTTTATCACCCCGTTTGACAGGGAAGATATTCATGCACTGGCTAGCGCCGTTGACGACATTGCAGATTATATTCATGCTTCGGCCAGCAATATTGAGCTGTACAATGTAACCAGCATTGCTGACGCGATGATTAAACTTGCTGAGCTACTGGTAGAAATGTGTACCGATCTGGAAAAAGCGATCAAAGAATTGAGAAGCTTTAAAAATATCCGTGTGATTGCGGATGCTTGTGTACGCATCAACAGCGGAGAAAATCAGGCCGACTATGTTTGTAACCTTGCAATTGCGCGCTTGTTTGAATTTGAGACCAATGCCATTGAACTGATCAAACAAAAAGAAGTACTGCAGACCTTAGAACTGGCTACAGACAAATGTGAAGATGCAGCCAATGTGCTGGAATCTATTTTGGTGAAGAATGCTTAA
- a CDS encoding RNA polymerase sigma factor yields MKFIKNNARIQEQDDTALIAQYKQSGNLEVLGTLYNKYMHLVFGVCLNYLKDEEQSKDAVMQIFEELVLKLKLHEVQNFKSWLHVLTRNHCLMAIRKQSKHTTVSIEDTFVENTDFVHLDIDDTKEKKLTVMEKCMETLPEEQRVSVDLFYLQEKCYKEVADITGYEMLKVKSYIQNGKRNLKICIEKNSGE; encoded by the coding sequence TTGAAGTTTATAAAAAATAACGCCCGGATACAGGAGCAGGATGATACCGCTTTAATTGCCCAATATAAACAGAGCGGCAACCTGGAAGTATTGGGTACGCTTTATAACAAGTATATGCACCTGGTATTTGGGGTTTGCTTAAACTATCTGAAGGACGAGGAGCAAAGTAAAGATGCGGTTATGCAGATATTTGAAGAGCTGGTGCTAAAGCTAAAGCTCCATGAAGTGCAGAACTTTAAAAGCTGGTTACATGTGCTAACCCGTAATCATTGTTTAATGGCAATTCGAAAACAATCAAAGCATACTACCGTTTCAATAGAAGATACTTTTGTGGAAAATACTGATTTTGTGCATCTTGATATAGATGATACAAAAGAGAAGAAGCTAACGGTTATGGAAAAGTGTATGGAAACACTTCCTGAAGAGCAGCGTGTGAGTGTTGATCTTTTTTATCTGCAAGAGAAATGTTATAAAGAAGTAGCAGATATTACAGGGTATGAGATGCTGAAAGTGAAGAGTTATATCCAGAATGGGAAAAGGAATCTGAAAATTTGTATAGAAAAGAACAGCGGTGAATAA
- a CDS encoding DUF4197 domain-containing protein has product MKRIKFVYPAFLACFFIFISGAQAQLKIGDVLKKVTGSSTGTGTPSALEIASGIKQALELGTSHGADLLSAKDGFMGNLAVKILFPPEAQKVEKTLRTLGMGKLADNVILSLNRAAESAAKEAKPIFISAIKQMTINDATNILLGEKDAATSYFKRVTTAQLMEKFKPVITANLAKVGATKYWGDATGQYNKLPMVKPLNTDLSDYVAQKAIDGMFIQVAQEELKIRDNFGARSTSLLQKVFGYADKKK; this is encoded by the coding sequence ATGAAACGCATAAAATTTGTCTATCCCGCCTTTTTGGCCTGTTTTTTTATCTTTATTTCCGGTGCTCAGGCTCAGCTTAAAATTGGGGATGTCTTGAAAAAGGTAACCGGCAGCAGCACAGGTACAGGAACCCCAAGCGCCCTGGAAATCGCTTCGGGGATAAAACAGGCACTGGAACTAGGCACTTCTCATGGGGCCGACCTTCTTTCAGCAAAAGACGGCTTTATGGGGAACCTTGCGGTAAAGATTCTTTTTCCACCTGAAGCACAAAAAGTAGAGAAAACCTTGCGCACCCTGGGCATGGGAAAGCTGGCCGACAATGTGATTTTAAGTCTTAACCGCGCGGCCGAAAGTGCTGCAAAAGAGGCCAAACCAATTTTTATTTCCGCCATTAAGCAGATGACGATTAATGATGCTACCAACATATTGCTTGGCGAAAAAGATGCGGCCACCAGCTATTTTAAAAGGGTAACTACCGCGCAGCTGATGGAAAAATTTAAACCGGTGATTACAGCAAATCTGGCCAAAGTTGGGGCAACGAAATATTGGGGTGACGCAACCGGACAGTATAACAAACTTCCTATGGTAAAGCCATTGAATACAGATCTGTCTGATTATGTGGCACAAAAAGCCATTGATGGAATGTTTATACAGGTTGCCCAGGAAGAACTTAAAATCAGGGACAATTTTGGAGCAAGGTCGACCTCATTATTGCAAAAAGTATTTGGTTATGCCGATAAGAAAAAATAA
- a CDS encoding DEAD/DEAH box helicase yields the protein MDFKDFNFNPELLEGLLAMGFRNATPIQQQAIPLISEKKDLIACAQTGTGKTGAYLLPIMNMIAGTEERHNNTLILAPTRELAQQIDLQVEALSYFTNISSLTVYGGGDGIAYEQQKRSMREGVDIIIATPGRLISHLSSGVLKLDQLQHLVLDEADRMLDMGFYDDIMRIVSYLPQARQTVMFSATMPPKIRKLAASLLNHPEQISLAISKPAEGISQQVYLVHDEQKIPLLSGLLKTNEYKSIIVFASTKEKVKNLGKVFRNLGLKAEAFHSDLGQKEREGILLKFKNRQLPIIIGTDVLSRGIDVEGIDLVVNFDVPHDAEDYVHRIGRTARAATKGTAITLVNHRDKRKLASIEKLIEKQIDRIPLPEHLGPAPIETVVDPTVPKPANKTGSGKPKRKFWKKKPSKQPGA from the coding sequence TTGGATTTTAAAGATTTTAATTTTAACCCTGAACTACTTGAAGGGTTATTAGCAATGGGGTTTCGCAATGCTACCCCAATCCAGCAGCAAGCCATTCCGCTTATTTCAGAAAAAAAAGATTTGATTGCCTGCGCACAAACCGGAACCGGAAAAACAGGCGCCTATCTTTTACCGATTATGAACATGATAGCCGGTACAGAAGAGCGACATAACAATACATTGATACTTGCCCCTACGAGAGAGCTTGCACAGCAAATAGATTTGCAGGTTGAAGCTCTTTCTTATTTTACCAACATCAGCTCACTAACCGTATACGGAGGCGGCGATGGCATTGCCTATGAGCAGCAGAAAAGATCAATGCGCGAAGGTGTAGACATCATTATAGCAACACCGGGCCGCCTGATTTCGCATCTTTCTTCTGGTGTTTTAAAACTGGATCAATTGCAACATCTGGTACTGGATGAGGCAGACCGCATGTTGGACATGGGTTTTTACGATGACATTATGCGCATTGTAAGCTATCTGCCGCAGGCCAGGCAAACGGTCATGTTTTCGGCTACAATGCCACCAAAGATTAGAAAGCTGGCCGCTTCATTATTAAATCATCCGGAGCAAATCAGTTTGGCCATATCCAAACCAGCTGAAGGAATTTCGCAGCAGGTGTATCTGGTTCACGATGAGCAAAAGATTCCATTGTTGAGTGGCTTGTTGAAGACAAATGAGTATAAAAGCATCATCGTCTTTGCATCCACCAAGGAAAAGGTAAAGAATCTGGGCAAAGTATTCCGAAACCTTGGCCTTAAGGCAGAAGCATTTCATTCCGATCTGGGACAAAAAGAAAGAGAAGGCATTTTACTAAAGTTTAAAAACAGGCAGCTGCCTATCATTATTGGTACAGACGTTTTAAGCAGAGGAATTGATGTAGAAGGTATAGACCTGGTGGTTAACTTTGACGTGCCGCACGATGCTGAAGATTATGTACACCGCATTGGCCGTACGGCCAGGGCGGCAACAAAAGGCACCGCGATTACTCTTGTAAATCATAGGGACAAACGTAAGCTGGCCAGTATTGAAAAACTGATAGAAAAGCAGATCGATAGAATTCCCTTACCTGAGCATTTGGGGCCTGCACCGATAGAGACAGTCGTGGACCCAACGGTACCAAAACCTGCCAACAAAACAGGATCAGGAAAGCCAAAACGCAAGTTCTGGAAGAAAAAACCAAGCAAGCAGCCAGGCGCTTAG
- a CDS encoding inorganic phosphate transporter: MVTTFTLLVIVIVLAIAFDYINGFHDAANSIATIVSTKVLSPFQAVLWAAVFNFAAYFYFTDHKVANTIAKTVVENFITLEVILAGLLAAITWNLFTWWFGIPSSSSHTLIGGFAGAGMAKAASLGAGVMSAINLAPILKVVAFIVLAPVIGMVISVIISIIILHISKNARPTVAEKWFKRLQLISSAALSFTHGGNDAQKVMGIIYVAMVAGQQLNSGDPMPEWVPISCYAAIALGTMSGGWKIVKTMGSKITKVNAFEGVAAESAGAVTLGITEHFGIPVSTTHTITGSIVGVGLLKRVSAVRWGVTVSLLWAWVLTIPVSATLAAIVFSIIHLFF, translated from the coding sequence ATGGTAACTACTTTTACTTTACTGGTTATAGTAATCGTATTGGCTATTGCCTTCGATTACATAAACGGCTTTCACGATGCAGCAAACTCTATTGCAACTATTGTATCCACAAAAGTACTTTCTCCTTTTCAGGCCGTACTATGGGCAGCAGTGTTCAATTTTGCTGCATATTTTTATTTCACCGATCACAAAGTTGCCAACACTATTGCTAAAACCGTAGTAGAAAACTTTATTACACTTGAAGTTATATTGGCTGGCTTACTGGCGGCTATTACATGGAACTTGTTTACCTGGTGGTTTGGTATTCCATCCAGTTCATCGCATACCCTTATTGGTGGTTTTGCAGGAGCAGGCATGGCAAAAGCCGCATCCCTGGGTGCTGGCGTAATGTCGGCCATCAACCTTGCACCGATACTAAAAGTAGTAGCATTTATTGTATTGGCCCCTGTCATTGGTATGGTTATATCTGTGATTATTTCCATTATCATTCTTCACATTTCGAAAAACGCCCGACCTACGGTAGCAGAGAAGTGGTTTAAGCGTCTTCAGCTGATATCATCTGCAGCCTTAAGCTTTACTCACGGTGGTAATGATGCGCAGAAAGTAATGGGGATCATCTATGTTGCTATGGTCGCGGGTCAGCAATTAAATAGTGGTGACCCTATGCCGGAGTGGGTTCCTATTTCCTGTTATGCAGCCATTGCCTTAGGTACCATGAGTGGCGGATGGAAGATTGTAAAAACGATGGGTTCAAAGATTACAAAAGTAAATGCCTTTGAAGGTGTTGCTGCTGAATCGGCAGGTGCAGTAACATTGGGTATCACCGAGCACTTTGGTATCCCGGTTTCTACTACACATACCATTACCGGTTCTATTGTTGGGGTTGGTTTGTTAAAAAGGGTTTCAGCTGTACGTTGGGGTGTTACCGTTAGTTTGCTATGGGCCTGGGTTTTAACGATTCCAGTTTCGGCAACACTTGCAGCTATCGTTTTCAGCATTATCCACCTTTTCTTTTAA
- a CDS encoding class I SAM-dependent RNA methyltransferase, with product MQVFHTKSKVIITCNKRLSPYLSGEVKDLGYEIVRDFPTGLELNITLSECIKLNLNLRCASQILYCLKSFKANNPEELYREMVAMPWEELIDFSGYFSVTSNVDNPTITTPLFANLKVKDAIVDRIKEKKGIRPNSGSDANKAVVHLYWKDSEADIFLDTSGETLAKHGYRKIPGKAPMLEALAAGVVLSTKWDQKSPFVNPMCGSGTLAIEAALIATNRRPGLFRMNYGFMHIMGYDEQVFFAERRILKDQVIKNVDLQIIASDISEDAVDVSRKNAKTAGVDTLINFEVCDFADTPVPEGGKGVVVFNPEYGERLGVHSKLEATYKRMGDFMKQNCKGYFGYIFTGNPDLAKKIGLKAERKVEFYNGKLDCRMLEYEMYDGTRRPEGERLPKPRV from the coding sequence ATGCAAGTTTTCCACACAAAAAGCAAGGTTATTATAACCTGCAATAAGCGCCTTTCTCCTTATTTATCAGGAGAGGTTAAAGACCTGGGTTATGAAATTGTCAGAGATTTCCCGACAGGCCTGGAACTGAACATTACCTTATCGGAATGCATCAAGTTAAACCTGAATTTAAGGTGTGCCAGCCAGATTTTATACTGTCTGAAAAGTTTCAAGGCCAATAACCCTGAGGAATTGTATCGCGAAATGGTGGCGATGCCCTGGGAAGAGCTGATCGATTTTTCGGGCTATTTCTCGGTCACTTCAAATGTGGATAACCCAACTATCACTACGCCACTTTTTGCCAATTTAAAGGTAAAAGATGCCATTGTGGATCGAATTAAAGAGAAAAAAGGAATCCGTCCGAATTCGGGGTCCGATGCCAATAAGGCGGTAGTGCATTTGTATTGGAAGGACAGCGAAGCGGATATATTTCTTGACACCTCGGGCGAGACCCTGGCCAAACATGGCTATCGCAAAATTCCGGGTAAAGCCCCAATGCTGGAAGCGCTGGCAGCCGGAGTGGTACTGAGCACAAAATGGGATCAAAAATCTCCTTTTGTAAATCCAATGTGCGGTTCAGGAACACTAGCCATTGAAGCAGCCCTGATTGCCACCAACCGTCGTCCCGGTCTTTTTAGGATGAACTACGGATTTATGCACATCATGGGCTATGATGAGCAGGTGTTTTTTGCAGAACGAAGAATATTAAAAGACCAGGTTATTAAAAACGTTGACCTGCAGATTATAGCCTCAGATATATCGGAAGATGCCGTAGATGTGAGCCGCAAAAATGCAAAAACAGCCGGTGTTGATACGTTGATTAATTTTGAGGTGTGCGACTTTGCCGATACCCCGGTTCCGGAAGGAGGAAAAGGCGTGGTGGTATTTAATCCGGAATATGGAGAGCGCCTGGGTGTCCATTCTAAATTGGAAGCCACTTACAAACGCATGGGCGATTTTATGAAGCAAAACTGCAAGGGCTACTTTGGTTATATATTTACCGGAAATCCTGATCTGGCTAAGAAAATTGGTTTGAAGGCCGAACGCAAAGTGGAATTTTATAACGGTAAACTGGATTGCCGTATGCTGGAATACGAAATGTATGATGGTACACGCAGACCTGAAGGCGAAAGGCTGCCTAAACCGAGGGTATAA
- a CDS encoding DUF3127 domain-containing protein, giving the protein MEIKGKVHEIGALQQVSETFKKRDLIIEYAENPTYPEYIRFEALQDKTALFDSLKQGDDVEVSFNLRGRPWTDKTGKTSYFNSLVVWRINALTNGAAAASTPAYAPPADLNSAPGEEDDLPF; this is encoded by the coding sequence ATGGAAATAAAAGGAAAAGTGCATGAAATCGGTGCATTACAGCAGGTGAGCGAGACTTTCAAAAAAAGAGACCTGATTATAGAATATGCAGAAAACCCTACTTATCCTGAATACATCAGGTTTGAGGCTTTACAAGATAAAACAGCTTTATTTGATAGCTTGAAACAAGGTGATGATGTAGAAGTTTCATTCAATTTACGCGGTCGTCCCTGGACAGATAAAACCGGAAAAACATCTTATTTTAACAGTTTAGTAGTATGGCGTATCAATGCACTAACCAATGGTGCAGCGGCAGCTTCTACTCCAGCATACGCGCCACCAGCTGATTTAAACAGCGCGCCAGGCGAGGAAGACGATCTTCCTTTCTAA
- a CDS encoding HD domain-containing protein, with protein sequence MNTIIDLTIQFVKKTLADAEAGHDWFHIERVYKNAMDINQQEKGDELIVALAALLHDIADAKFNNGDEEIGPRIAGDFLASINLEPTIIEHVQQIIRNLSYKASLGVVTFRSKELDVVQDADRLDAIGAIGIARAFTYGGYKNRVLYDPEIQPNLNMSKEEYKNSKAPTINHFYEKLLRLKDLMKTSEGKKIAQERHDFMLVYLEQFYSEVGA encoded by the coding sequence ATGAATACAATAATTGACCTGACTATACAGTTTGTAAAAAAAACTTTGGCTGATGCAGAAGCCGGCCATGACTGGTTTCATATTGAACGGGTTTATAAAAATGCCATGGACATCAACCAACAGGAAAAGGGCGACGAGCTGATTGTTGCGCTGGCGGCCCTGTTGCACGATATTGCAGATGCCAAATTTAACAATGGAGATGAAGAGATAGGCCCCAGAATTGCAGGTGATTTTTTAGCTTCCATTAATCTGGAGCCCACCATTATTGAACATGTTCAACAAATCATCAGAAATTTGAGCTACAAGGCCAGTCTGGGCGTGGTAACTTTCAGATCGAAAGAACTGGATGTAGTACAGGATGCGGATAGATTGGATGCTATTGGCGCAATTGGCATAGCCCGGGCATTTACTTACGGAGGATACAAAAACAGGGTACTGTATGACCCGGAAATTCAGCCTAACCTGAACATGAGCAAGGAAGAGTACAAAAACTCAAAGGCCCCAACAATTAACCATTTTTACGAGAAACTTTTACGGCTCAAAGACCTTATGAAGACTTCGGAGGGTAAAAAAATTGCACAGGAACGTCATGATTTTATGCTGGTTTACCTGGAGCAGTTTTATTCGGAAGTAGGTGCCTAA